Proteins encoded within one genomic window of Pseudobacteroides sp.:
- a CDS encoding LL-diaminopimelate aminotransferase: MALVNENYLKLPGSYLFAEIGRRVAKFKNDNPDADVIRLGIGDVTRALPPAIIDSLHKSVDEMADEKTFKGYGPEQGYDFLIQKVIEYDYTPRGIKLDNDEVFISDGSKCDTGNIQEIFGLDNIIAVTDPVYPVYVDSNVMAGRAGILGPDGKYDRITYIPCTSENKFIPELPKNKVDIIYLCFPNNPTGMTIPKSELKKWVDYAKANKAIILYDGAYEAYIQESDIPHSIYEIDGAKEVAIEFRSFSKNAGFTGTRCAYTVVPKEVLAYTKDGEAIQLNKLWNRRQTTKFNGVPYIIQKGAAAVYTPEGQKQIKALIDYYMTNAAIIREGIKSVGLEVFGGVNAPYIWLKTPNGMDSWSFFDKLLTEANIVGTPGVGFGPSGQGYFRLTAFGSKENTEKAIERFKSRLKI; the protein is encoded by the coding sequence ATGGCTTTAGTAAACGAAAATTATTTAAAACTACCTGGAAGTTACTTATTTGCAGAAATAGGCAGAAGAGTAGCCAAATTTAAAAATGATAATCCCGACGCGGATGTTATCCGCTTAGGAATAGGGGATGTTACAAGAGCACTACCCCCTGCAATAATAGATAGTCTTCATAAGTCTGTTGATGAAATGGCAGATGAAAAAACGTTTAAGGGTTATGGCCCTGAGCAGGGTTATGATTTTCTCATACAAAAGGTAATTGAGTACGATTATACTCCTAGGGGCATCAAATTGGATAACGACGAGGTATTTATAAGCGACGGCTCAAAGTGTGACACCGGTAATATCCAGGAAATATTCGGATTAGATAATATAATCGCCGTTACAGATCCCGTTTATCCTGTTTACGTTGATAGCAATGTTATGGCTGGAAGAGCAGGCATACTTGGACCAGACGGAAAATACGACAGGATCACCTATATACCTTGTACATCAGAAAACAAATTCATACCTGAGCTGCCTAAGAACAAAGTAGATATTATATATTTATGCTTCCCCAACAACCCAACAGGTATGACAATTCCAAAGAGCGAATTGAAGAAATGGGTTGATTATGCAAAAGCAAATAAGGCTATAATTCTCTACGACGGTGCTTATGAAGCTTATATTCAGGAGTCTGACATACCTCACAGCATTTACGAGATTGATGGTGCAAAGGAAGTAGCTATCGAATTTCGCAGCTTTTCAAAAAATGCAGGTTTTACTGGCACAAGATGTGCTTATACAGTGGTACCAAAAGAAGTTTTGGCATACACCAAGGACGGCGAAGCAATACAACTAAACAAACTATGGAACAGAAGGCAGACTACAAAGTTTAACGGTGTCCCCTATATTATCCAAAAAGGAGCCGCAGCAGTTTATACTCCGGAAGGTCAGAAGCAAATCAAGGCTTTAATCGATTATTACATGACCAATGCAGCAATAATAAGAGAAGGCATCAAGTCAGTAGGCTTGGAAGTGTTTGGCGGTGTCAACGCACCATATATATGGCTTAAGACTCCAAACGGTATGGATTCATGGTCTTTCTTTGATAAACTCCTCACTGAAGCAAATATCGTAGGAACCCCAGGAGTTGGTTTTGGTCCTAGCGGTCAGGGATATTTCAGGCTTACAGCCTTCGGCAGCAAGGAAAACACTGAAAAAGCAATTGAAAGGTTTAAGTCAAGACTTAAAATATAA
- a CDS encoding ATP-dependent Clp protease adaptor ClpS gives MSDKVISKEDIKNLIKEPNMYRVILLNDDYTTMEFVINVLMVVFHKSITEATLIMLDVHKKGKGIVGLYTYDIALTKINQVERMAAESGYPLKSIMERE, from the coding sequence ATGTCTGATAAAGTAATATCAAAAGAAGATATTAAAAACTTAATAAAAGAACCCAACATGTATCGAGTTATCCTTTTGAATGATGACTATACTACAATGGAGTTTGTTATAAATGTCTTAATGGTTGTCTTCCATAAAAGTATTACGGAAGCTACATTGATAATGCTTGATGTCCACAAAAAGGGTAAAGGCATTGTCGGATTATATACCTATGATATTGCATTGACCAAGATAAATCAGGTTGAAAGAATGGCGGCAGAATCGGGTTATCCGCTAAAATCTATAATGGAAAGAGAGTAG
- a CDS encoding metal-dependent hydrolase: protein MDPFSHAVIGTALSKAAGYGINFSTPENIGLVVGSIFPDIDIVLKKWGNYVYLKNHRAATHSIIGLLISSIIISIALKLLYPGSNFFGVFLCTMAGCLSHTISDILNSYGAKFLWPFYKRKMALNLIVIIDPLVILFLLGYIFGNSRTGIISILVLGLYVLLRLIYKLLIKTELKKAYTSMKISAIIPSMLAIFRWHFVLEDDKFILVGEKNILNGKINIIEKFPKLHYNKIKSALNSTLGKFFMDFTPVFHVSAESDGDIKRYTFTDLRYYFRNNFYHHGVLEIDKGNSIVKSSFKPYTMNKEHNIPELPQP, encoded by the coding sequence ATGGATCCATTTTCACACGCTGTCATCGGTACTGCATTATCAAAAGCAGCGGGTTACGGTATTAATTTTTCTACTCCTGAAAACATCGGACTGGTAGTTGGCTCCATTTTTCCCGATATAGACATTGTATTAAAGAAATGGGGAAATTATGTCTACTTGAAAAACCACAGAGCAGCCACCCATTCAATAATAGGACTCCTAATATCATCCATTATTATTTCTATTGCTCTGAAACTACTGTATCCAGGCTCAAACTTTTTTGGTGTTTTCCTATGTACAATGGCAGGATGCCTGTCCCACACCATTTCAGATATACTCAACTCCTATGGTGCAAAATTTCTATGGCCTTTTTATAAAAGAAAGATGGCCTTGAACCTTATAGTAATAATTGACCCCTTGGTAATACTTTTCCTTCTCGGGTATATTTTCGGTAACAGCAGAACAGGTATAATATCAATACTGGTATTAGGATTGTATGTACTCCTGAGATTGATATATAAATTATTGATAAAAACAGAATTGAAAAAAGCTTATACGTCTATGAAAATTTCGGCGATCATACCTTCAATGCTTGCCATATTCAGATGGCATTTCGTGCTGGAGGATGATAAGTTTATACTTGTAGGTGAAAAGAATATATTAAATGGAAAAATAAACATTATAGAAAAATTCCCTAAACTTCATTATAATAAAATAAAGAGTGCCCTAAATTCCACATTAGGCAAGTTTTTTATGGATTTTACGCCTGTTTTTCATGTATCGGCCGAATCGGATGGAGATATAAAACGTTATACGTTTACTGATTTGAGATATTATTTCAGAAATAACTTCTACCATCATGGGGTACTTGAAATAGATAAGGGAAATTCAATAGTTAAATCATCATTTAAGCCCTATACAATGAACAAAGAGCACAATATACCGGAGCTGCCTCAGCCTTGA